The window GCCCCGCACTCCGCACCGTCCGCGGCGCGGCCCGCGGCTCCCAGCTCGGCCCCCACGTCGGCCATGGCAGCGCCCGGGGCCCCGGCCATGACCGACCGCGCACCGCCCGCCTCCGCCTGGGTCGCCGCCATCGTTGCGACACACAACAGCGCATGCGCGGGGGCGCCTGTTCGGTAGAGCTCGGTAATGTCCGGCCATACTCGGCAGCGCTCGGTGGGCCGTGACGGAAAGGTACGAAGTGCCGAAGCGCCGCCCGGCTGTACCGCTCGGCCGCCCCCGCTATAACGCGCCCTGCCCCGCTctgctcccggggctgccggCGCTGCTTCTTCCAAAcccctccctgtgcttcccCCCGGGAACCCTGCTGGCCTCTGCTTGCCTCTGGGTAACTGCAGCATGGTGGGACTCGTTCCCGAGCATCCCCGAGCCGGCGCGCCCTCCCGTGGTTTTGCCGGTGCAGGAGCGAGACTTGCAGCTGATCCAAGGCTCGCAAGGAAAGATGTTGGATGTGTTTCTTCCCGAGGTGTCAAGTGGGAGCTTGTAGTTCCCCCGAAGTTCTCCCAGCATCACTGTGGAACCCCCCTCCGGGGTTCCAGGGATGTCCCATCATCCCTGGGACACCGCAGTCACCACTGCAGCATCACCATGGGGGCTCCACCTCTGGGACATCACCACCAGCATGGTCCATCACTGGCTGTGCCGTGTGCCAAAAGCCTCTGCTGGAGCCCGTGCAGAcccactgcagctgcccaggtgtGGCTGGGCTTTGCCCCTAAGCTGACAGGgtcagcagcctgcagcagggctgtgctgtcacCTCGGGTCCCCACGCTGGGCACCACCaaagctcctgccccagctctgccatgggccTCTTATCTGTGAGTCAGGTGATTCCCCCTTCCTCCAGCAGCCAAGTCCCTCATTGCCATCTTATTAAGAGATGGATAAACCTCATTATCCTCATAAATCTCATTGGAgcagtgtttgggtttttatggCACCCTGAAAACCCACTGCCCCACTGGGTGATCTGCACCTACAGCAAATACGTTCCTCAGAAGATACAAGAGAATTCAGCCCAGTCCATGTCAATATGTTTTCAATTGTTGCTTTTGGAGGTGCCTCAAGtccattttgtctttgttttctcaCGCACagcatttgtttccttttcagaacatttatattttattaacacATTCCACACAGCTTACATGTCATTGCACGGTGGGATCATGCCTGGCAAATATTTATCTTGCTTCAGTGACAACTTTTAAACAACCTTCCCAAGGTTTCAATGATACAGATAATCCATCCTGCAATTCTGCCCACCCGTGGcaccctcctgcagctgtggcagggcttGCCCAGGGAATTGGGTGAATTCTCTGTGGCTGGAATTTGCAAATGCCTCAAACACTCAAATAGAGCAGGTTTTCCCGTGTTGTGAACAGATTTTATCAGAGCATCTGTGCACAGATACCCCCATAAATGCACATATACAACCTATAAGCAAGTGCTCACACATAGCCTTGGGTTCATTATTCTGGCAAACATGATGGTTTTCTCTCATGCTGGCTAAAACCTCCTCCAGAGCtttcaaaatatgaaagaaaatatttttgctttatttccccctttattttatttatttaaattttatcttcCCTGTGATTTCActtattcttttctcttttaaagcaaTAAACAGTTGACATAGCCCTTGGAAACTAACTAGAGCCATTTACAATATTTATGGTATCACCCAGTATTTTTATTGGAATATTGGATCACCCCAGAGAACTGCTCTGAAGCCACAGACTGGTAAATGGTTTCATTATGTAACTCTGTGCTCCTGGTGACAAGCATTTACAAACTCTCCTTTTGCAAACAATGTAATTAAGTTAAAAATTGCAGCCCAGCAAACAAAGCTAATGGGAATCAAGACAGGTCTCATGGGCTCCTCCCTGGTGTCCTACAGATCCTTTGGCATCATGTTCAGCCCTGGAAACAGCTCTCCCAGCTTATTTAGAGATAGAGGCTACCATCCTCTGAGCTGGACAGATGGGAAAAGGGATGAGTTTGAGTTGTTGCAGGGTCCCATGCTGGAATCATCCCTAAAATTTACAAGGAAACAGGATTCCTGCTGGGACCAGCACTGCTGACCAGCATTGCCAGGGAACCCCTGGGTTAGGACATCCTAACAGAAAACACCTGCAGCCTGGCACCAGGAGGAGAAACCTCTCTGGGATGTAAATGAATGTGCAATAAATGCAATAAATGAATGTGCAATAAATGCAGCTCTTGCGAGCTGGCTCCATCCAGGCCAGCTGTGAGGCTTCTGCCAGCTCAGGGACCATCACTTCCATCAAGAACTGAATTGACTTTTGTCACTTTGGTCCCCTGAGCCCCTTCCTAAGGGTCAACCataatagaagaaaatactCTTGAGGGTGTGATGAGGATTCTTGAACATATCTTCCTTTTCCCAGGATGGACTTCTTTCTCCTGTTGTATTTGTATTTCAATTTGTCATTTTACAGCCTCTTTCAGGTGCTCTAGCCCAGAGGTAGAAAGTAACATTTCCAGCAATCACAGGCAGGTGGTGGTGCCAAACACAGGCTGCGGTTCCAAGGCAGAGCTCGGACTCTCAGGAGCACATTCCTGAGGCTCAGCCCTGGCATGGATGTGTCAGCCCTGGGGATGTGTCAGCCCTGGGGATGATGCCTCAGCCCTGGGATGGATGTGTCAGGTCAGCCCTGGGGATGTGTTAGCCCTGGGGATGGATGTTTcagccctggggatggatgTTTCAGCCCTGGGATGGATGTTGCAGCCCGGGGATGGATGTTTcagccctggggatggatgtttcagccctggggatggatgtttcagccctggggatggatgtttcagccctggggatggatgTTTCAGCCCTGGGATGGATGTTGCAGCCCGGGGATGGATGTGTCAGCCCTGGGATGGATATCTCAGCCCCGGGGATGGATGTGtcagccctggggaggagctgTCCGCCTGCCAGGCAGGAACGCGCCCCGCAAGCCCGGCAGTCGGGAGCGAGATAAGGATCGAGATAAGGATCGGAGGGGAAAAGGCACTGCCGAGAGACACGgactgcagaggaggaggagggggaaggcaTCACGGGAGGAAGCAAGGACAGGAAGGTGCCTGCAGGCACGAAGCATTGGTGGATCCAACCCCCCCAGGGCGTTCTcaggtgttttaaaaaaagattggatgtggcactcggtgccatggtttagttgtgTTGGGGaatgggttggacttgatgatcctgagggtctctttcaacccaatcattctgtgaattctgtgaattctttcAGCTGGCCCAGAACACCCACTGGCTTCAGAAGGTGTGATAAGAAAGCTGTACTTTAAGGACCccaaagaaagattttttttttccctccaaattatGCCTGCTGTACATCATAGCAGGTTTTCACCCTTTTCTCCAGAGGGCAATAACCCACAGCCTCCACAGTGTCCATGTGACAGCTGCATTTCTGTACACACTGGTGTCATTTTTTTGTCCTCCTTTGGTAAACACACCATAAagctgtgctcacctgtgctcacctgtgctCACCAAGACCTCACCTTCTTGTTGTCAGTTAATAATATTTCTTGTCCTGACGGAGACCAAGAAGCCTCCAGAAAATGTTCAGgtggcagaaaaataaatgctgagTGACCatagagaaaaatgtaatttattccTTCtcacactgaaataatttcagaaagaaGGGATTGTTCAGGCAAATTGGAGATCATGTAGCCAAGAGTGAGTTTGCCCTGAGGCTGATGAGGACTCCAGGTTCTCTCTGGCTCTTTGCCTGGCATGATGGGGAATAATGAATGGGAGACATCTCCTCCAGTTCCTAACACAGCTCACCCAAAGTGCCTTGGCTTGAACTCTGGGGGCCAGAGATCATGGGCAAGATCACAGtgcatcccctgcatccccctgTGCTCCCCAAATGTGGAACATTAGCCCAGACACAGCCATGTAGTGTTTGCTGTCTGCCATGAACTGGTTCAGCTTCCAAGTGGCCACTCCTTTCTTAGCAGGTTTCTGTGGCTTTCCAGCCGAGCTACCCAAAAACATGAATAAACTGTCAATCTCTTGTGCACTTTCTGAAGGCTTTCTCGTCTAGAGAGAGCTGCacaagagcagctctgctggcagtgaGGAGATTTCTCTTCTTGCAGTGAaactggggacagagctgacaTTCCAGCCACCAGAGCCACATCCTTGTTTCTGgactgtgaaaaatgcctattttatgattggcttttcacaaatattaaaatgaatattatatctGTTGTGtaagaaagtaatgctgtattaattctcttaagtagttttaggttataacaaaatgttaaaatagaaattatgctATGTGGGatacttttttcctaaagaaaggattcgcactgagatagcagccacaggacacctaaatctttcagagaatttattgctccattatcaggagaaatgaacttcccACCTCGCACGGGCAGGATGACGCCGTTAGGGctaagaggaagaagctgacactgaccagacagaatcctgtgtttgaatggaatttatgcatcatgtgtgagctgtatgaatatgcaacaggctattgttttaaAGGGTtaatcttctgttaatgggtgtcctttttcgggcttatgctGCCTAGGAAAAGGTAACTCTtagtttctattgtctcatattgccCTAATCCAAATTATCCacattattattactctaactgttttactatttttagaaccatttcattactattaaacttttaacattttaaaaacaagtgattggcgctTTTCACACGGACCGAATCACCGCGCACCTCCGTGTCCCGCCGGGCTCCGCCACCCCCGGGGACCCGGCTCCGCTCCCGGCATCGCCCCGGGCCGGCGCAGCGCCCCCGGGCCGGGACCCCCGCCCCCGAGAGGGGCGGGCAGGGCGACTACAAGCCCCAGGCTGCCCGGCCGGGGGCAGGGCACAGCGACGTGGCTCCGGCCGCCGCTCCGGGCCCGCTCCGCCCCGCTGCGCTCCGGGGCTCGGCCCCGCCATGGGTGAGtgcgggacgggacgggacgggatggGGGGCACGGGGGCAGCCGGGGAGGAACGGGAACGCACTGCCCCGGGGAGGAatttccaaacaaacaaacaaacaaacaaaaaagtttgcAACTTTTGCTAAAGGCTTGGGTGCATCCCCCgccccttcctttctttctgtgctgtttttagCGGTCCCGGCAGCGCGTACAGCGAGCAGAGGAGCCAAGGAATTTCCTGTGGTTCGTTCCCGCGGCTGTCCCGGGAGGGGAGCGGGCTCGGGAGCatggagggagctgggtttgctgTGCCGTGCGGATTGCTTGGCCTTGCTGCGAGCAGAGCCCGGCTcagcccggtgccagccccagcccggccggACAGAGGGTCactgccctgtcctgcagcacGGTGCTCCCACCGGTTTGCTGTAGGGAGAGAAtcgcctggcacagctccttgctCCATCAAACCTTCTGTCCTCATGCGGAGATCTGAAGAGTCCTCAAATTCCCCAGCTACGTCAGAATAGACCATACACAAACTGGATTTCAGTCAAAGTTCATAAGCCACGAGTGCTTATTAAGTTAACGAGAAATGCAGCAAAACCTGATGAAATCAGCCATGGGACTGTCTGTCTAATAGAATTTGTGGCCTGAAGCTAATGGGATGGCCACTTATGCCATATGTTGTCAGcagatattttttctaattatctGCATAACATGGACAAGGAGTGCTAAAAGCAGCGCAGATGGTCACTCAGAGCATggtgggagggactgggatagcTGGGATGGCATAAGTAGCACAAATAAGGGttgcagaataaataaaaataattgtatttatatACAGCCATCACTGAGAAATAGCCTTTATTGATAACGGTAATTAAAAGCCAAGCAGAGACACTTCCCATTAAACACAGCTTGTGACAGGAAAAAAGTCCTTCAGCAGGGTGAGAAAAGTTTCCATGGTCTGGTAGTTGTGCCCACATTTTTTCCATGTACAGCCTACCAAAACTGTGAGTATTTCTAATTAAATAAAAGAACACAGATAGCATTACATGCTGCAAAAcagcacaaaccccaaaactaatCCACTTCACCTATGCTTCAAAAGTGTGATTGGAGGTGAGATCAGTGTCACTTCTGTCCTCAGAGGACATCAGCTCTTGCCTCAGTGCAATCCCTGCTGGTGGAACAAACATGGCTCATGGTTCACACATGGTCACCCCTTCATCCCCTCCCCGTGGTGAGAAGCATATGCAGCACCTTGGTTTTGTAGGGTTGTTTGAGGTGTTGTTGGTTTGAGTcgcttttgctgctgtttttgtCTTATTTTAGCTAAATTTGCATACTTAGGAAACTGGCACACTCAGCCCTGTGGGAAGGGCAAGGTCAAAGAGTCACTTCTTGTGTTTGAGGGTGGCAACAGTAAACTTTTCAGCTCACAGTGATGTTTGTCCTATGGGCCTGGACCAACTTGAGGAGTCTGCAATTGATTTGGGgatcctgggagctgtgggctgCAGAAGGAGAAATGAAGAAATCAGGGCCACCCCACAAAGTCATTTTTGAGCAGGGTTTTTAACCATAATATAGGAAGtaagaatgcagaacctgcagggagagctggttGTTCCACATGCactgaaatgtgaaaatgaTAATGCAGAACCAGAAAGCAGAAGCTGCATTTCCTGCCCAGAATGGATTTTGTAGTTACCATCAAGAGATACAACAGAGGATCCCACTGTACAACTCCAGGCACTGCAAATCACTGTCCTGCACTTAAAACCAAGTCTTAACTCTGTTTAAAAGTCCTGATTTCCAAGTTCTGCACCCTAAATGAGTACCCCTGCAGTTAGTGGAAGTCTGGTGGGTTGTGTGACTGTCTGCAAGTGCCTCTATACATGTGACTTAGTGACCTATGGGGGAATTCCACATCATGACTTTGTTGATGGAAAATTGTGGCTGTCCTGGGAGAGTTCTTCCAGCCTGTGCATGCTGACAGTTTGTTTTATAGCATCAGAAAACTGAACCTAGCACTGCTTGCTTGTTTTCCAGGTCGTGCACTGCTGGTCCTCCTCTTGTCAGGAACAGTGTCTCTCCTGGGCGGGCTGATATTTGGATACGAGCTGGGGATAATCTCtggagcactgctgcagctgcaggcagactTTCAGCTCAGCTGCTTCGAGCAAGAAGTTCTGGTGAGCGCCGTCCTCATCGGAGCCCTCGTCGCCTCCCTGGCTGGGGGCATCCTCATCGACCGCCACGGCCGCAGGAGAGCAATCCTGGTCAGCaacctggtgctgctggtgggcaGCCTCATCCTCACTCTGGCCAGGTCACTCACCATGCTGGCCATTGGGAGAGTGACCGTGGGCTTTGCCATCTCTGTCTCATCCATGGCCTGCTGCATCTACGTCTCAGAAATGGTGGCTGCTCGCCAGCGAGGGCTGCTGGTGTCTCTCTACGAGGCGGGAATCACCGTGGGCCTCCTGCTGTCCTATGCACTGAATTATGTCTTTGCAGACGTGGATGAGGGGTGGAGGTACATGTTTGGACTGGCCATTGCCCCGGCAGCCATGCAGTTCCTCAGCATCCTCTTTCTCCCAGTGAACCCAGTTAAATTAAGCTCGTGGGACTCAGACTGCCAGAAGGGCCTCATCCCATTGCAGGACACagaggacagagcagcagccaagcGGGAGCCCTGTCAGGAGAAGCATTACTCGTTTCTTGATCTTTTTAGGACCAGAGACAACATGAGGAGGCGGACTCTGGTGggcctggggctggtgctgtTCCAGCAGTTCACTGGGCAGCCCAATGTGCTGGGCTATGCCTCCAAAATCTTCCACTCGGTGGGGTTCCAGAGCAACTCCTCGGCCATCCTGGCCTCAGTTGGGCTGGGAGCAATCAAGGTGGTGGCCACGCTGGTGGCCATGGCCTTGGCagacagggcaggcaggagggtgcTGCTCATGGCTGGCTGTGTGGTGATGGCCATGTCTGTCACCACCCTGGGCCTCACCAGCCGCATGGCTCCGctggccatggccagggactgcagggcagccacaggcccCAATGCATCCCAGAGCCTCAGCCAGCACCCCCTGACCCCACCTGTGCTCCGCCAGGctgctgtgtcacctgtcccacctgCGTCAGGTGCTGCCAGAAGTCAGGCAGGCCTTGGTTTTGCTGCCACAAGGAGCCTCACGGAAGTTTTTGGCAGCACTCAAAGCAAAGAGGTTGTTCCTAATCCTTCCCTCACTCAGAAAAGGGACTTGGCAGGTCAGTCCAGGAAAGGAGCACTGCAAAGCACCGGcccccctcccagtgctgctccctgggaacAACACACGGTCTTAAATTGGATTACACTGCTGAGCATGATGGCTTTTGTGAGTGCCTTCTCAATTGGATTTGGGCCAAGTAAGTGTGGTGTTTATCCTTGCATTAACCCAGAGAATAAAACTAGGGCTGATCTGCAAGCTGCCTGCTTGAACCATTCCTTGTGTatctgctgtgctgagcagctcaCTGTCTGGGAACTGGAAATATGTCCCCTCCTGGCCCCTGAATCATTTTCTAGCACTGCAGCTCTGTCAGCTACAGCACTGGAATAACTTTCTCTTCCATGCTATTCACTACCCTTGtaaagctgtttttttctctgaagttcaATGGAAAATCAGAGCATCCTACAAACCCTACAAGCACTACATAAACTTCCTGTCACCCTGGTGAGGAGGAAAATACAGGGCTGAGGACAGAGGGACTGAAGGGACTTTGCTGTGTGATTATGAAAGTCAGTGCAGAACTGGAAGTTGAACCTCTTGAAGTTTCTCCATATCAATTGGGGttcttttattctatttattattaattgttTTTCATCAGATTAGATTAAAGATTAGTTATTGCTTTCTTGTAAATTCTACTGTTTCCTGGCATGTAAAGGCCTTGATGTgagaaaacagcatttaaatCAAGAAAAGAATGTTAGGTGAGCAAGGAGCAAGTCTCATGGTTTTGACAGCCAGCCTGCAAATTATTTCAAGCAAAATAACCCCAGGATGAGAGAGACTTAAAGATATGCATTGCTTTAACTCTGATTTTAGCGCAAATGCAATGTTGTCTCCTTAATTCCAcccttttctcatttctttacAAAGAGCATGACCTGACAGCAGGCCTGTCAGATCTCTTCGTCTCCTGTGAATGGAGTGACCAGCTACTCTGCCTTCTTCTTTACTCCCTGGGCCTGTTTATTGCTATTTCATTCCTGCATGAAGTGTTGAGCACAGGAGGTTTGCAGTGTTCTGCTGTGATCAGCCTCTGAGATCGATGAATGTttgacaccagcagcagcaggtgctgggtgAAGCCAGAGTTTAAACCCCCTGCTGAAATCTCCCTTGCCCATTTCCCAAACAAATTGCTTAACTCCATGCTGTCTTTGTGATCTCTCTAATCTGTGCAGTGACCTGGCTGGTCCTGAGTGAGATTTACCCTGCTGGGATAAGAGGAAGAGCCTTTGCCTTCTGCAACAGCTTTAACTGGGCTGCTAATTTACTGATCAGCCTCACCTTCCTGGACCTTATTGGTAAGtagccccttcccctccctcacctTCCACAGGGAAGGTGCCCACCATGAGCCATTTAGAGATTAAGTGGCATTTTGAACAGTGAGGACTTGAGGCTGGAGTAGCTGTGACCCTTTGCCCCTGAGAGCAGCAAAGCCAGGCATCAGCAGCTCTGGTTAGAGCCTCGTTTATAAAAATCCCCAGTTGCCCACTGGGCTGCACTGTAGCACCACAGTTTCAGGAAACAGAGTTTCAGCTTCCACAGAGGCAGCTTtacagcactgctcagcaggcactgctggccctgggcctCAGCTGCCCTCTTCCCCCTGCTGTGGCAAAGCCTGGCATGCACCAGCCTTTCCCTTTGCCAATTCTCAGTCCAAGCCTTGCAGATAAGGAGTTTCCCAGCTCTCTTGAAGGCTTCACAAAATAAGGTGCCCCTGTCAGGCACCAGTGGCCACCTCACAGTAAGGAACCAGTTTCATTTGTACCCCACAATGTGACTCCTACACTCACACACCTGAATCTCTGCAGATGCCATTGGATTCTCCTGGATGTTTCTTCTCTATGGGCTGATGGGAGTGATGGCTGTTGTGTTCATTTACCTTTTTGTGCCTGAAACAAAAGGACAGTCCCTGGAGGAGatagagcagcagctctccaggaaaAGGTAGGTGTGCTGCTGTCCTAGCAGGAGTGCTGCCTTTGGGGGCTGCCCACTGCCAGCCCCCGGCCTCTGTGGCATTGCTActgagaaaatagaaaatgtcaAGTttgtggcagggctgtgggacagggtGGGAAAGCTGCAGTGCCTTCATCAGCAGGTCACTGCCCTGAGCCTTGcagttgtgctgctgcagggcagtaGTGACACTCAGGAAAAATGGGTTAAAAACCAGGACTCATGGttgaggagaggagagcaggaccACAACATGGGACAGGAAGGGTAGGActgggaggaggcaggaggggatGATAGTCCTGTCCTTTAACCTTAGAATAATCCCAGGCTGATCCTTCTCCTCTGAGGCAGAGACATCTCATGGAACATCGGCTCCCACCTGGTAATTTTCACACAAAGCTTGTTATGGACTAGGGAAGATCATAATGTGGTTTTGCCATCCTGGTTGTGATGGAGATGTCAGGGCAGgcgctgctggagcaggggagatGGTGCTGGTGCCGAGGGGAGggagcacacagccctgggggcaggaggggtgcctgctgtcagccctgcccgctccctgctgctgcccctgacCTTATCACTGCCCAGCAGGGTGTGGGAAGCAAATGTGCTCAAGCAGAGACGTGGAAGAGGAGCCAGCTGCACACATGCACTGTACCAGAGAGTGGAGCACTCCAGCAGCTCATGAAACCTGCCCAGAGCATCGAGCCTGAGGAGCTGCACcagcagaggagcaggctgggccACCAGGACACTTCTTCTCCGGGCCCTTGAACTGGTGACCTCTGGTCAGTGGCAAttctccctgcagtgccctggaTCTGGGAACACACCAACAGCCTGTC of the Molothrus aeneus isolate 106 chromosome 17, BPBGC_Maene_1.0, whole genome shotgun sequence genome contains:
- the SLC2A10 gene encoding solute carrier family 2, facilitated glucose transporter member 10; translation: MSGHTRQRSVGRDGKVRSAEAPPGSWWDSFPSIPEPARPPVVLPVQERDLQLIQGSQGKMLDVFLPEVSSRALLVLLLSGTVSLLGGLIFGYELGIISGALLQLQADFQLSCFEQEVLVSAVLIGALVASLAGGILIDRHGRRRAILVSNLVLLVGSLILTLARSLTMLAIGRVTVGFAISVSSMACCIYVSEMVAARQRGLLVSLYEAGITVGLLLSYALNYVFADVDEGWRYMFGLAIAPAAMQFLSILFLPVNPVKLSSWDSDCQKGLIPLQDTEDRAAAKREPCQEKHYSFLDLFRTRDNMRRRTLVGLGLVLFQQFTGQPNVLGYASKIFHSVGFQSNSSAILASVGLGAIKVVATLVAMALADRAGRRVLLMAGCVVMAMSVTTLGLTSRMAPLAMARDCRAATGPNASQSLSQHPLTPPVLRQAAVSPVPPASGAARSQAGLGFAATRSLTEVFGSTQSKEVVPNPSLTQKRDLAGQSRKGALQSTGPPPSAAPWEQHTVLNWITLLSMMAFVSAFSIGFGPMTWLVLSEIYPAGIRGRAFAFCNSFNWAANLLISLTFLDLIDAIGFSWMFLLYGLMGVMAVVFIYLFVPETKGQSLEEIEQQLSRKRVWEANVLKQRRGRGASCTHALYQRVEHSSSS